TGCTGCTAAACGCTGGGTACGAAATTCTAAGCCTTCGCGCAACAATATTGTCATTGCTTCGAGAGAAGCTTTGATGGTGTGAACGCTATCAAATAAACCTTCTTTATCTTCTTGCAGGTCTTTATTGTATGCCAGGGGTAGCCCTTTCATGATTACCAGCATTGCTTGAAGATGACCAAATACGCGCCCGGTTTTGCCTCGCACCAATTCTGGTACGTCGGGATTTTTCTTTTGGGGCATAATGCTCGAACCCGTGGCGCAGCTATCTTTGAGGGTGACAAAACGAAATTCTTCAGATGACCAAAGAATGATTTCCTCGGAAAGACGGCTGAGGTGAACCATGATTAAGCTCGCAGCACAGAGAAATTCAATGGCAAAATCGCGATCGCTTACTCCATCCAAGCTATTAGCATAAATACTCTCAAAATGCAAGAGTTCGGCTGTGTAATGTCTGTCAATAGGAAAAGTCGTTCCCGCCAATGCACCACACCCCAAAGGCGAAATATTGACTCGGCGGGAAACATCCTCCAGGCGTTCCCAGTCCCGTTGTGCCATTTGGAAATATGCCAGCAGGTGATGAGCTAAACTCAGGGGTTGGGCGCGTTGGAGGTGAGTATAGCCCGGAATCAGAGTTTCAACGTGCTGTTCGGCTATATCTAGCAATACGCCTTGAAATTCTCGCAATTGGCTGCGGATTTGTTGAATTTGGTCGCGCAGATAAAGTCTGGTATCAGTACCTACTTGATCATTGCGCGATCGCGCGGTATGCAGCTTTTTACCCACATCACCCACAATTTCCGTCAATCGCCGTTCCACAGCAAAATGGACATCCTCCGCATCAATTCCCGGCTGAAATTTGCCTTGGCGGTATTCAGAGCGAATTTGTTCTAAACCCACCACCAGTTGTTCACCCTCTGCGGGGGAAATAATCCCTGTGTGAGCCAACATTGTGGCATGAGCTTGAGAACCAGTTAGGTCATATTCGATTAATTCAATATCAAAACCTATACTGGCATTAAAACGAGCGATCGCCGGATGCAATGCTGATTCAAATCGTTGACTCCACGTTTGTTCTTTAGTCATAAATTATTAGGGGAATAGTGAGTGGGAAATGGGGAATAATGATTTAGGAAGACACAAGAGGAATTTATCACTCTTCCTTCTCTCTTGTCCCCTACTCCTCACTCCCTACTCCCCACTCCCCACTCATATCAACCGTAACTTGTAAGACCCCGTAGAACATAACCAACGATCAGACCAATCAACAGCGCCCAGATTTGACCTGTGGTGACAAAGTTATTCCAAGCTTGTTGCATCTGACCTAAAACGTCTGGATCGTTAATGTTTTGAGCTAGCATCGTCAGACTTACTGGCAGTTGCCAAACTAACTGAGATATTACACCGCTAAAGTAGTTCATAACTTGGTAATTTTTGGGTAATGCACTGCAATGGTTAGTAGGCAGGTGTTTTTTTATCCTGATAAACACTGACTATCTATGGAAATCCTAAGTATAACTTAACTGTAGCCACTCAAGATCCAGATGATGCTATCCGTAATTTCTCGGCTGTTCGCAAAATTTGCCCCGCTAAAACAGCAGCACCAAACCCATTATCAATATTCACCACACCCACACCAGATGCACAGGAGTTGAGCATTGTCAATAGGGGAGCTAAACCGCCAAAACTCGCGCCATAACCGATGCTGGTAGGAACAGCAATCACTGGACAATCTGCCAAACCAGCCACAACGCTGGGTAAAGCGCCTTCCATTCCAGCCACAACAATCAGAACTGATGATGATGAAATCAGATGGCGATTACTTAGCAAGCGGTGAATTCCAGCCACACCGACATCCCAAAGACGCTGTACACGAAAGCCAGAAAGTTCTGCTGTCACAGCCGCCTCTTCTGCTACAGCTAAATCAGCCGTACCAGCCGAGATAATACCTATTAACCCGCCAATCTTGGGTTCAATGGTAGGGGGAGTAATCGCACAAATTCGCGCCAATTCGTAATACTGCAAATCTGTAATCTTTGCTTGCAGTGCAGTATAAACTGCTGGTTCAATGCGGGTAGCCATCACCACCGGGTTACGGAGGCGCATCACCTGCATAATTTGAGCAATCTGTACGTCTGTCTTACCTGGCCCCCAAATTACTTCAGGAAAACCAGTTCTGAGTTCGCGATGGTTGTCTATTTTGGCAAACTCACCTACAGGTTCATAAGCTAAATCTTTGAGTGAGTCTAACGCCATATCTGGGGTAAGTTTACCATTGGCAACTGCTTGGAGGAGCGATCGCAAATTTTCAGGTTGAGTCACAGTAATTTTAGATGAGGGGATAGGAAGATGAGGAGGTCAGGAAGTAGAAAATAATGGACAATAGCTATTTAACTACTGGATAACTTTGATTTCATGGATGTTCCAGAATGCGCCTCCCAAAACCGAATATTTTATATTGTCAAATTTATTCCGCACTGCTGACAATGAATAAGGATTAACCAAGTAAATAAACGGTAAATTTTCCTGGGTAATTTTTTGGGTTTCGGCATAAATTTCTTTGCGCTTGGCTTCGTCTAATTCCCTGGCGGCTTGAATGTACAATTCACCAATTCTGGCCTCCCAAGGAGCGACTTCCCAGCCTTCGATGGGCTTTTGTCCGGCTTGGGGTTTTTGGTTAAACATATGTAATCCACCTTCAGGGGCCCAGACATTAGCCCCATTATTCGGTTCTAAACCACCAGTTAATCCTAGTAAAGAAGCATCCCAATCCAAAGTATTACTTAGCTTATCTATGTAAGTATTCCATGCCAAGGGAGTGAAATCAACTTGCATCCCGATTTTGCCTAAATCTTGACTAATTTGCGCTCCCATTGCTTCACGGATTCGATTTCCTGCATTCGTCAGCAAAGTGAAGCGAACCCGGTTATTTTCGGCATCTAATAGTTCCCCTTGGGTATTATATTTAAATCCCACTTTTTTTAGCAATTCCTTCGCTTTTTCGGGATTGTAATCATAGGATTTTAGTCCTTCTTCAGGCGCAAGATAAAAGGGACTCTGGATAGTAATTGGTGAATCTTGAGTTTGACCCAAGCCACGAAAAGTATTATTAATCATGGTTTGGCGGTCAATAGCATAAGCTACAGCCTGCCGAAATTCCACTGTATTAAACCAACTTGATTTGATGGGATCTACTAGCGGTTTACCATCTCTTCTACCTTTGTTGAGATTAAAGAAAACAAAGGATGTCCCAGTCGCTGGTCCCCCATTGTATATTGTGAAATTACCCTGTTTTTCTTGCTTTTTTAACAAAGAAAAGTAATCTGGTGTAACTCCCACAGAATCTAAACTACCAGAACGAAATTGTAGCAATGAAGTATCTGTAGATTCGACAATTGGCCATACTATCCGTTCAATATAAGGTTGAGCTTCTCCTTGTAATCCTTTACGCCAATAGTAGGGGTTGCGCTGGAAAATTACACGTTGACTTGTGTCATAACGCTCTAATTTGTAAGGGCCATTGACAATAATTTCCTCTACAGGAGTATCAACGCCCCACTTTGTGAGAAATATTGGCTTAC
The window above is part of the Nodularia spumigena CCY9414 genome. Proteins encoded here:
- the larB gene encoding nickel pincer cofactor biosynthesis protein LarB produces the protein MTQPENLRSLLQAVANGKLTPDMALDSLKDLAYEPVGEFAKIDNHRELRTGFPEVIWGPGKTDVQIAQIMQVMRLRNPVVMATRIEPAVYTALQAKITDLQYYELARICAITPPTIEPKIGGLIGIISAGTADLAVAEEAAVTAELSGFRVQRLWDVGVAGIHRLLSNRHLISSSSVLIVVAGMEGALPSVVAGLADCPVIAVPTSIGYGASFGGLAPLLTMLNSCASGVGVVNIDNGFGAAVLAGQILRTAEKLRIASSGS
- the argH gene encoding argininosuccinate lyase, translating into MTKEQTWSQRFESALHPAIARFNASIGFDIELIEYDLTGSQAHATMLAHTGIISPAEGEQLVVGLEQIRSEYRQGKFQPGIDAEDVHFAVERRLTEIVGDVGKKLHTARSRNDQVGTDTRLYLRDQIQQIRSQLREFQGVLLDIAEQHVETLIPGYTHLQRAQPLSLAHHLLAYFQMAQRDWERLEDVSRRVNISPLGCGALAGTTFPIDRHYTAELLHFESIYANSLDGVSDRDFAIEFLCAASLIMVHLSRLSEEIILWSSEEFRFVTLKDSCATGSSIMPQKKNPDVPELVRGKTGRVFGHLQAMLVIMKGLPLAYNKDLQEDKEGLFDSVHTIKASLEAMTILLREGLEFRTQRLAAAVEEDFSNATDVADYLAARGVPFREAYNLVGKVVKTSIAAGKLLKDLTLEEWQNLHPAFATDIYEAISPRQVVAARNSYGGTGFAQVNQAIVTARAQMVE
- a CDS encoding ABC transporter substrate-binding protein, yielding MILTKKKSHRINRVWLIISIMAFTAITIVGCNPTNFKSTAAQVPQLVNSILSDPKTFNYALSSEVPNIFSLTYEGLVTQNPITGEIEPNLAKSWETTNDKLGFVFTLREGLKWSDGEPLTVDDVVFSYNDIYFNEDIPTDTRDILRIGESRALPNVQKIDNRRIKFTTPEPFAPFLGSLEIPILPAHILKESIKTKDKEGKPIFLTKWGVDTPVEEIIVNGPYKLERYDTSQRVIFQRNPYYWRKGLQGEAQPYIERIVWPIVESTDTSLLQFRSGSLDSVGVTPDYFSLLKKQEKQGNFTIYNGGPATGTSFVFFNLNKGRRDGKPLVDPIKSSWFNTVEFRQAVAYAIDRQTMINNTFRGLGQTQDSPITIQSPFYLAPEEGLKSYDYNPEKAKELLKKVGFKYNTQGELLDAENNRVRFTLLTNAGNRIREAMGAQISQDLGKIGMQVDFTPLAWNTYIDKLSNTLDWDASLLGLTGGLEPNNGANVWAPEGGLHMFNQKPQAGQKPIEGWEVAPWEARIGELYIQAARELDEAKRKEIYAETQKITQENLPFIYLVNPYSLSAVRNKFDNIKYSVLGGAFWNIHEIKVIQ